The stretch of DNA ccatctggggccCACCACGAATGAcaaaggaaaacattaagaCTTGGGTAATGCTAGAAGACagagctgggaggttggagaggaaagggagtcccacgacccctatttatagctgtgtCGGGCTCCAAGCTTCAGGCCTGTCAAAGGGCAAGGGCTTGGACTGCCCGTGACGACGCGACCTTCCACGAAAAAAAGGATGCCctcggtcaccgcgccgagacGCAACAGAACAAAATAAAgcgaagctgagcccctggacgctaggCGGCACAGCATCggctcaggccgaccgccctcgaacggcgcgccgcaaggcaaccagggaagGCAGGGCCAAGGCCCTGAGTGTGGGACAGCGTGACGAAAGCGCCTGCTGCCGAGCAGCAGACGCCGTCGtcaccctggcccccctcagcacgcggacacgtcttgtccttgaaacaaacaaacaaagaggcgcgcgcctcgaagtactccccccgcgggcgcactaccccgactggcgtattgtcacatccgccgggctggcgctcaggcgcgtctggtgggtgcgcggcattgactgatcacgtcaagggggaaatagccgaatcaccctttggctgaatcccctgactcgaccaaagcctcgggggctactgtcgggtaccacgattagggacaccctaaccggggtactaagatcgccttgaaatgcaaacacatgttaagcgaCTGAGctcacgaaggcccacggcctgcttcccatccggagaaaaggaaaggactcaaagaagcccagcgtgcggcccattcgcatccccctcgaacccgtgagacgatctccgcctcgctcgagggtccctgtcgagacccctcgactgcgccccgcatctccgactcgctcgagggtagcgaacctaccctcgagcgggcaaaacatcttcgcctcgctcgagggtagcgaacctaccctcgagggagtaactcatctccgcctcgctcgaggccacctctcggcataaaggacaaacggccctgccgctcacccgcccgtcgtacgaaggcattaaaggccagccactccaccacggcatCCAGGACAGGCGGCGCCGGGCCGCccttcccacagtggatgtgaccggggtcccatccgctgactccggtcaccgctccgccatccctgatgctgtagcagcactgtgggacttgcgacgcgggacaaggcATGCTTTGCATTGCTCCCATTACTATTCTGCCTACACCGACCGTTCGGACCCACCTtccgctggggaaggggtccggcgacgtcacgtgtccttcaGAAAGGGGTGCTCAGCACGCACAGACGGagtcccccggacctcccccctcgaggagtccgggacctccgcgtgtcccccggacctcctagtgtgcacgcccgcactccgaccagggggtccggggccgccgcgcGTCCCGCTACCGCCACCGCTGGTGCATACAGGACTCTAGTCCGCAGGGCCCACcgaacgccaccgcgccgtatatagaagaccatacatcagcgacgaccacgccgcctgcaggggctggcaggacgatCGGCGCAATTttcgcaggaccaaggacgatatccaggacacCTGCCACGCACgatgtactttctacagtattcgaccactgtaccccgcgattcggggaaaacgacgacttccacgccccactcatgtgcgctgcccctccttgtgactataaaaggaggaggcaggctACCTTTAGACGGAACGCTCagatgctctctctctctcagaggACGCTCAGACACTCCCAGACGAGATCCACCATCACTCACGCTACGGCATCCCTATACGTCTCGTTCAACCCCTCTTtaagcagagacttgggagccttcctccctctctcgcctcgcttgtatcccctactacaagcattCCGGGTggaagataatacagtgccctcgcacaccccctttgctggacatacggccccgcggccggaaccaggataaaccgtgcgttactgtgttgcctcttgcatcatcatctgggacgaaaaaacacgcagcatttactagttgggatccagacccccgggtcgggacaccgacaatcTCCAAACATCTGTGTTAAATGAAATTCGAGGTGGGTCAGCTTGCCTTCTTATATTTCAGGAACCAGTTTTTCATGCACGATGAATAAAGTTAGCTGGGAAGTAGATACGGGTTGGTTGCTGCTCTTTTGCACGGCTGAGCCCACGCTTTCAAAGTCGGGGGCTGGAGTATATATTGGCACATTCAAAGCTGATACATATATGTTGGCACGGTTCAAAGCTGGCGAATTTACGAGAAATTTTTCTAAAGAAAAAACATTAACGCAACTTCCCTTAAAATgggttttcatgattttacagTATTTTACTTGTTTGCTTAAGATGTTTCACAATATGTTAGGAGAACTCAATGTATGCACACGTACTCTCACCATATAGATCAAAGAATCTTGTGATGTATTTTCTGCTATGTGTTTCTCATTCACTGCGTTCGGCGGGCTGGAGAGGTTGGagctggaatggtgtgagaaaaaaacaCTGTTACTTGACTGGTGGCTGAAGGCTAGTGCTGGAGCGATGTGAGAGAGAAATAATGTAGGGCTGGAGGCTACGGTGATTATATTTTTCTAGTCGCGTTCCATCCTGTCTGTCCCACTGATCAATGCAAGGGTATCACACTGTTTCCAAAAACCGTATTATTTTCATACTGCACAGAGTGTTTTTGGATGTATTTTCCTCATTTCCTGTACGCCGACTGCCGagtattttgaattttgaagcgATGTTTGTGTGCGCGACAGCGCGAGTCAGCCTCTGTGagccaagttttttttttttttttttgaaaggggcCTCTGTGAGCCAAGTGGCGATAGCATCCCACGGGCCTGGCGCTCGTGGTCCTtggggcagcagcagccagcagcccacGGCCCTGCACGCGCGCCCGGCCGGCATCTCCGTCCCTCGGCCAGTCACCCGGAAACACACGCCTCCGGCCACCTTGCCCCACAGGTCCCCCACCGGACCAGGCCGGTTTCCccgctcccccctcccccctccgccGTGAGTGATCGTGAGCACGGCGAGAGCCGCCTCCACGAATCGAGCCAATTTGCCGCCCGTGCCTCCAGCCCCCCTCCGCCGCGATCGCAATGCCACCCCGGAGTCAACCCCAACGGTCGCCGTGACCCGCGCCGGAGAGATCTCTCGCGCCGAGCCCGTGGCACCGCGCAGCTGCGTGCTGCCGCGCAGGCCCGCCCACCCATCCCGGCACGCGCTCGAtaaggccgccgcgcgcggccgcccCGCGCCGACACGCTGGAGCCGCCGCAGCAGGAGGCGGTGAAACCGTCGCCGACCAACGGCCGCATCCGCTACCGCACGCCCTCGGCGGCCGATCTGCTCCACGCCGAcgatctcgccgccgccccctccgccctggacgccgcggcggccacggcggcggccgcgaggatGCGGCGCTACTCGGGCGCCGGggcacggcagcagcagcagacggaGGCCGTGGCCGACCGCGTGCACCGGTACCGCGGGGTGCTGCTCGCGCCGGTACTCCTCATCTCGTTCGTGCTACTTCTCATGCCACGCGCGCCGCCATCCGCCTCAGGGGGtgggctcctcgccgccggaggTCGGAGGTGGGGCCCCCGGGCCGTTGAAGACGGATCGAACAAGTACGCCGTGATATTTGACGCCGGCAGCTCCGGGAGCCGCGTGCACGTGTATTGCTTCGACGAAAGCCTCGACTTGGTGCCCATTGGGAAGGAGATCGAGCTGTTCAAGCAGGTGAATTGGTTGGGCTTTTTCCTTGTCCATTcattttttggtttaacttgCGTACTGTGTGGCGTTGCTGGGTGGGTTTGTTCATTCTGTGGTCTGATGCAGGGGTGTTCTGGAGTGTCCTTTGAGACGAGATTGATATGATACAGCCTGTTTGGTCTGCTGATCTAAACTAAATATTGGTAGCGCCAGTGACAATATGCCTCTCTAACAGCAATGAAAATTCAGTAACACCGGAGGAATCTAACAAGATATATAATGTATGAGTATGACCAATCTAAACAATGATTATTTTCTTTTGACAAAGTGCTGGAGTTGTTTGGTTTTTCGCTATTCCAAAATTTTGGTTTGGCTACTGAGAGTTTACAAATAAATAATCCTGCACCCCTTTTTTTTGGATAGTATCCTGCACATATGTTGTGCAAAATTTGCGTAGTATTGCAGATATAATTGCTTAGGACCAGATTAAGAATTGTGAAATGTGGCGATTGATGCTGATCCTTTTATTTGTTTCCCATAAATTGTTGGAGCCATAACCTACTATCTCTAGACTTTCATGGCCAGAAGAATATTGAATGATGAAGTGATCCCACTATGTGAttttatctttcatatttggaTATGACATGTAGCACCTTTTCCCGCAATTAATAACCAGAAGTTATAGTATCTTAGGGCATGTATAACACAAGGTGCTTAGACATGAGTACTTAAAGAGAGAGAATGATGTTACATCATTAAGCATCGGCATGTAAAATGCAAAGTGCCTAGACACGATAGGCTCAATCACCTTGCTAGCACACTTTAAGCACTGGTGCAAACTTAAGCATCCTATTCACCTTATAAGCACATTACTTGCTGTGAGATCTTGCAGTCTTGCCATACTAAGCATTAAGCCAGGACCTTGTCATGATACATGAGTGTTATTTATTCAAATGTGAAATCAGCGGATTTTTACTTATCATGTCAACTTTAGGACTTTCACAACTCTCTTTGACTTTCTTGCTTTTGAACTCAGGAACATTGTTTAGTTATTTGATTGTTAAATACATGACAGCAGACAGCTGATTTTTGGGGAATAATCCCGAAAGAGAGAAGATTCAGAAAGCTATTTTCTACCTGGATTTTGTTTGAATGCTTTTGGACATTCTTTATGAATCTGTTTGAATTTTGGAATGTCTTTGCTGACAGTCATGTTGAAAATTAGCTTGAAGTATTGGCCCTTTATTAGTAGGAAATTGGATTGGGAATTCTGTCCTATCTGTTTGGCTATCCAAAACTTGATATTTCGCCCCCTCATAGAACCTATCAGGCTTTTTTTGGAAGGAAATATGTCATGTTATGGATGCTAGAACAAGAAAATTTGGACCTTTAAAACATCGGGAATCACACCAAAATCAATGTAGATGTTCTGCAAAATCGCAAAGTTGCATGTAGATGTTCCGAGATTGTATCTCCACAAAGCAATTTAGAGGCTTGAACAGCTTATCATCCTGGTTGAGCCAGTCTTCTCTTCTCAAAACAGTGTACCACGTAAAGAAAAACTCGACCAGGGGGAGAGACGTCCCCCTGATTTTCATCTTAAGAAGCTTGTGATGTGACTCGAACCTGGGCTGGCTCAGCAAACCGCTTCTCTAGCGTGTTCGGCTGACCAGTTGCACCGTGAGAGTGATTGATTATAGGTGCAAGGCACGGGTACAATTATATAGGCAAGGAACCCTAGGATATGGCTTATGGAAACAGAACCAATCGGGAATCCTTGCCTAACACAATCAGAACCTAATCATCTATCCCTGGGATCGCACAAGCATGTGCGGCAGCCCAAGGCCCAAGGGGGCCTGCTGAACCAAACCCCTCCGCTAACACTGATATCTGCAATTAACCTTTCCATATACTGTTGTCctattatatatttgaattaaaAAGAGCAATTGACCatccagaaaagagagggaAAATCTAACATCTCTGATTCTACATCTTCGTTTTGGTCTAGAAAAAACCAGGCCTGAGTGCTTATGCGAAGGATCCACAGGAGGCTGCTGAATCGCTTATTTCTCTTTTAGAGGAAGCTGAAAAGGTAGTTCCAGCAGAGTTGCGTCAGCAAACGCCTGTCAGGGTTGGGGTGAGTGATGGTTCTTATATTGCATTTTATGGTAGTGGAAGCTGAAACAACATCAGTTTTGGCAACAGTGTTTCTAGCAAAAATGTGATTTTGGACTGTTGTGCAGGCCACTGCAGGTCTCAGAGCATTAGGGACTGAAAGGTCTGAAGAAATTTTGCAAGCGGTAAATATTCTCCTTGTGGTGGTCTGGCAGTAGCATGTCATATCCCTCAAAATGTGATCATTCCACCTTTTCTTTTGTAGCCTATATGATGTTCTTTGTATTCTCCTTTATTTTGTATTATCTGATTTCGTTTTGTTATTGTTGAATATGAATTCTGTAGGTTAGGGAACTTCTTCGTGACAAGAGTTCTTTCAAATCCCAGAGAGATTGGGTTACTGTTCTAGATGGATCTCAGGAAGGCGCATTCCAGTGGGTACAGTGTTGTTCTAATTTTATTCAAAATTCAATATGCTTTGGAGCTTGATTTTCTTCCTTTCTCGTTCTTTTAGAATTTTCTGTAGTTGGTGTTAACCTGTTCCCGTCTAACTTTGACTTTGCAATGTCCATAATCACATTTTTGgcattttaaatttgaaaggAAAATGGCTTATCCATTTGCTGTTCTCCTGCAACCTTCACAACAGAAAGAAGCAACATGGAtgtcttttaatttttttttgtaggtTACTATCAATTATCTTTTGGGAAAATTGGGAAAGCCATACTCAAACACAGTTGGAGTTGTTGATTTAGGAGGTGGTTCAGTCCAAATGGCTTATGCTATATCGGAGAAGGATGCAGTAAAGGCACCTGAAGTGGCAGATGGTGAAGATTCATATGTGAAAAAACTCCTACTTAAAGGAACCACATACTATCTTTATGTACACAGGTTTGCATCAAACATGACATTACATTCTAAGATTATAATCGACTTTGCTGCTATTTTCTGCCAATTTAATATGCCAATGATGTCTAAAGCCCGTGCTTAAAGTGGCTTACTCGAAATTTATAGAACCAGTCCATATACAGTCATGGTATGGTTAGCAACTATCTCATATTCCAAGTTTGAGTTCCTTTGTCACTGTAGAAAGCTGAAACCTGCAATTATTTGGAGGTGCTACCACATGTTAGCAGCTCGGGTAGTAATAGTTTTAGAGAGCTAATCTGTGGGCAATAATAATATTTGGCAGCAATCATACTCGCCAGTGAAGCCACCTTATCTCTTTTGGTGAACCCTACCACTTCTAATGACATGGAACAGCATAATTTACCACAATTTAATTGGCTTATGTAGGAACTAGCATCATAATACTCCATCtaaacaagctatgtaaagagCATAGATATAAAATATAACGGCAAATATTGTTATCCACAGTTATTTGCATTATGGTTTGCTGGCGGCAAGAGCGGAGATCTTAAAAGCCGGCGAAGGCAATGATTACAGCGACTGTATGTTGGAGGGGCATCATGGTATGGTtgcttcttcctttttttttaatcttcaAGGCCAATATCTAAACCTGATATAGCATTAGCTCGTTGTCTTTTTGGAATTTGAAATGAACTTCCTACATTTTACAGTGAAACTATATCGGCATTGAAAGGGTGAATGATCATTTTGAAACAAAACCAAAAGTATGAAAAATACTATTTTCCTGAACTTTATTCTGTTCTATGCAGGGTCCATACCCTGTTACGAGATAAGCATAAACCAATTTTATGAATTATGATAGAGGCCTTTGATAAAATATTAGTCAAACATCGCACCGTTCTGTATAAAAAAGGCCTTTGATAAAAGGATGCTACTTTATCAGCAGATTAATCTTATGATGAATACATGTTCCAGATTCCAACAAAGATGAAATTGTCCAATCTAAGTTATTGTTTAAATTGTCAATATATGTTTTCTGTTTATTGCTCGCACTATTTTATCATATCTTGAACGTGCCATTAATTTCAGGGAAATACAGCTATGGTGATAATACGTTTGAAGCATCAGGCTCACCTTCTGGTGCTAGTTATTCCAAGTGCAGGGTTCTTGCAGTGAGAGCTCTTCAGGTTGATGAACCAGCATGCACTCACATGAAATGCACATTTGGTGGTGTGTGGAATGGTGGCGGTGGAGATGGACAAAAGAACCTCTTTGTAGCATCATTTTTCTTTGATAGGGCTGCTGAGGCAAGTCTATTTCACAATTGAGCTCTCTGATTTTCCTGAAGTGAATTGCTATTGGCTCACTAATCCTAATCACGACTTGCACCTAATTGTGTCTCATCTATGCTCAGGCTGGTTTTGTTAACCCAAATGCAGCGACTGCTAAGGTTAAACCCTCGGACTTTGAAGAAAATGCACGGCGTGTTTGTAAATTGAATGTGAAGGATGCAAAGGCAACCTACCCTGATGTCTCAGAGGAGAACATTCCCTACCTTTGCATAGACCTTGTCTACCAGTACACATTACTTGTTGATGGATTCGGTATGGCTTATTTCAGAGCAGAAATGTCACGATAACCCTAGAACTTATAGCCTTCATAGATATTTTCCTATTCTtattgcctttttttttgttctttcagGCGTGGATCCTTATCAAGACATTACCTTGGTAAAGAAAGTGCCTTATGGCGATTCACATGTTGAAGCAGCATGGCCCCTTGGTAGTGCCATTGAGGTTGCATCTTCATCATAGGCAGAAACAGCTCGGCAGAAGttatttctctttctttttctctaaaAGGTCTTTCATCATTATAGTTTTGGCTTAGTTTACTGATCAGCAGTAGTGAGTTTAGATCCTCAGTTTGATGCTAGGGTTTTGCCTCAATTCACCATTTGTTCTCCATTTCTCATTCTATTTGTTTAGCTTCGTACACAGTAACATATACAGGAGTATAGGTTGGAGTTGTTTTCTGCTAGCATTTTTCACCCTACCTCCACATTTGTTTAAAGCCTTTGTCATTCATTATTTTGCCTATTCTGATACATAAATCTATTATTCATCTCCATATATGATTGTGAGTTGCTTAGTGTGATGCCCGTGTTTCTTTTTGCCAAGTCATATTGCTCGCTGATTTCCCATTACTCTTGACAAGGAAGCAATGACGGAGGCATGAGTTATGCACCGTGGCATGAGTTCAGAGGCCTGGCTTCGATCAAGCCTGATCCGCGGGTTAGTGTAGTGACAcaagaaagattttttttttaggtTCACAAGAAAGTATTTAGGGATCGAAGTGGAGGGGCGCGAGACTGGCGGCACGCCGGCACTGCCTACGCTCGGCACCTCTGATGTGCAATTCTTGTATTCAGTCGTCATGCCATCGCCCATCGATGGCTTGATATTCCCGTTCCACCCTTCTTATGTCCTCAATATCTTCTACTGCTGGATTAGCCATTACAAGATTCGCACTGCTCGAGACCAAGATGGCGCTGACCATGATCCTCCAGCGGTTCAAGTTCGAGCTCGCGACGTCCTACTCTGATGCACCGCATATCGTGATCACACTGCTTCCGATGCATGGAGCACAGATTAGGCTCGAGGCAATCTGATCACTGAAGAACATTCATTGCTGctcctccatttcaaattataagtagCGCCTAGATGTACACTGTCTAAATACGTAACAAAAACTATGCATCTAAAAATGTtaaaacaacctataatttggagTGGAGGGGGTACTCTTGTGCACAGTAGCTGTATCAAGATGTCTTTAGCGGGCTTTTACTTGCAGATGTTGAAATGTAGAATTTCATGTTGTACTCTATTTGCATTGGGTGCAATTTCTTTTAGCTGTAGCCAGGGTTTGGTATTTTGTATTCTATCTATTGCTGTCTACTAGGTAAATTTTAATTTGTTAACTTCCAGTTATTATTGATCTGTCGCATGGAAAAGTTCAGAAATAGCTTGCGCTGCAGGCATTGCACTGAAAAGTTGCTAATAAGTTCGATaaatggccatgtttggttgtaACAGTAAAAATTTCGCAAAAAGAGAATCTTGTATGCATGTAGTACTAAATGTAGCCTATTTGCAAACCTTTTTTAGAGATGGATGCAACTTTGCgagccgaatctaatgagcctaattaatacatgattagatacaataatgctacagtgaCCATGCTCTAATCATCGTCAAAATCATGCGGGCAAAAGCCCCATTAGGTACAAAATTGCTACagtgccatagttgtggagatgtttttgtaattagacttaatttaatacctctaattagtggtcaaaattgcaaaaagtttccatcaaaactttttcaccccTAACCAAACACAGCCATTGCTCTCTTGTACGTGTATAACAAAACAAAGGTTCCGGCATCCCCGTTCTAGGAGCGAAATTCTCATCTGAATCAGTAAATCGGTGCGCATCGAATAACTGTCACCTTCTTAAAGAGATGTGAGTGAACGATCCATTCAATGCAACCTTGTGAATATGGGGGAAAAGATTGTGTACAGGACCTGTTCTAACTTCTACAGTATATGCTGTTTCTGGAAGAAAGTCTTCAGTTGCCGCAGCTGCAATCCTGCGACACCAACGCACATGGCCAGCGACACCAGGGTAAACGAATGTATTCTTGTGCCCGTGTCCTCGTTGAGTCTCTGCATCTCGCGCTCACTGGCAGAAATGGATGAAAGATCAGGGAGCACCCGAAATCCGCAGTGAGAACTCGGGTTGGCGAGAAAGAAACTTCGATTAATAGGCATCAAAAGATCACCTCTGGCGCAGAGAAATCATCTCTTCCTGTATGAGTCGAGCAGAATCCTCCAATTTCTTCAACTCTTCCGCAATGGACTGGAAAGTAACAGGGACAGACATTACAAGACTGCTCTCAGATTGATTGGTAGGGAGAATTCAGAAGACAAATACTTGTTCCTCCTTTAGCATGATAAAAAAACCATTTTCTTGAATTAATTAAATTAACTTGTAATGGAATGAACACACACTCATTTTTTGGAAGTGATCAAAACAATTTCCAATGACTGAAGAACTCTGCTGACCACCGATCTGCACAGAGTGTGCATTTGGTTGCCCCACTATACCACCAAGTGATCAACGAGATTGTAATTCACCTTGAGATAGGATGTGAACATAGCTTACAGCTTTTCTTATTAGGATGCAGAAAACATACTACTAGCTTGTAATTTAGGAATCTTATAATTATGTTATTGAAGATAATGTGCATGTTAATATCCCTGTAATGCTTGTTATAACATGCAGTAAACTTACAAGCTGATGATCAAACTAAAGCTTCCTTTATGCTAATTTTAGAAACAAGAATCTATGAGCCCGTTTAGTTcgcaaaaattttcacccaaaaattttcacctcccctttgaacacatgtatgaagcattaaatgtaattaaataacaaaactaattacacagtttggatgtacacgacgagacgaatcttttgagcctaattagggcataattagccataagtgctacagtaacccacatgtgctaatgatgcggtcaaaggcctcaaaagattcgtcttgcggtttccaaatgaattctgaaattagttttttaattagtgttcgaaaaaccctcccgacatctggtcaaacactgatgtgacacccaaaattttttgtttttggaactaaacgccccctatCTACTACTACCTAAAAAGAACCAAGTGAGTCAACCTCTCCCGTGGTTCTGCCTCCCCGTGGTTCTGCCCACCGCTCGCTCCAAAACACGTGT from Panicum virgatum strain AP13 chromosome 9K, P.virgatum_v5, whole genome shotgun sequence encodes:
- the LOC120652492 gene encoding probable apyrase 1; this translates as MRRYSGAGARQQQQTEAVADRVHRYRGVLLAPVLLISFVLLLMPRAPPSASGGGLLAAGGRRWGPRAVEDGSNKYAVIFDAGSSGSRVHVYCFDESLDLVPIGKEIELFKQKKPGLSAYAKDPQEAAESLISLLEEAEKVVPAELRQQTPVRVGATAGLRALGTERSEEILQAVRELLRDKSSFKSQRDWVTVLDGSQEGAFQWVTINYLLGKLGKPYSNTVGVVDLGGGSVQMAYAISEKDAVKAPEVADGEDSYVKKLLLKGTTYYLYVHSYLHYGLLAARAEILKAGEGNDYSDCMLEGHHGKYSYGDNTFEASGSPSGASYSKCRVLAVRALQVDEPACTHMKCTFGGVWNGGGGDGQKNLFVASFFFDRAAEAGFVNPNAATAKVKPSDFEENARRVCKLNVKDAKATYPDVSEENIPYLCIDLVYQYTLLVDGFGVDPYQDITLVKKVPYGDSHVEAAWPLGSAIEVASSS